The Equus asinus isolate D_3611 breed Donkey chromosome 14, EquAss-T2T_v2, whole genome shotgun sequence genomic sequence CACCCAGAAGGCAGCAGACCCTGCCCCGAGGGAGGCTGACTGGAAGCCTTGAGCTCCTCAGGAGTGGAAGTGCGTCAGCCTCATCTCTGTATCGTGGGGCCTAGAAGGGGCCAGGCACAGAGGAGGCACGCCAaggatgtttgctgaatgaatgaatgatgcctGAAGGATGGAGGAAAGGGACAGCTGTGAGCCGAGGCAGTCTGGGAAGTCCTAGGGCAGAGGTGCTGATGGGGGGATCTGGAAGATAGCCCATGATGTGTGCTCCAGGGCTAAACTCCTCTGGCTTTTTAGAGAACTCGTAACAACGGCAGTTGTTTTCTCTGATACCCGAGCAGCCTATTCAAGGACAAACTATCCCAACTGACCTCTTTGCCAGCTGCCAGCTAATCAGTTCACACCCCAAATGTGCAAACAACATTCACACTTTAGACAATGTCTGcagtcttttctctcctctccccatttcTCTTATAAGCcctatttttgcctttgttggaTGAAATCAGTCTATTGATTGACCTCCCTTATGTGCTGGTAATGAAGGGGTTAATTAAATGTCTCTGAGATATTTTTTGACCGAgaaataactaccatttattaaagcactaaaccacacacacacacacacatatgtttgCATATTTATAAACTGTGCAGCCCAGCAAGGTGGGTGTTAATAGCccctctttacagatgaggaaaccgaggctgagAAATCACACAACTCGCCCTGTCACCCAGCTGGTAAGGGATGGAGCTGAGCTGGAGCCCAAGCTGTCTGGGGCAACCTCCTCCCGTGCGCTCCCCACCAGCCTATGCAAGCCTCACTTCCAGTTCTCTATATCTTAAACTCGGATGCAATTGACAAACTGCTGCCCACCCTTGGGGGCAGCCCTCAGGAAGGAGGATGGGCCGGTGCCTCACCTGGCAGAACCTTGCGGAAGAGCCTTTTCCACACAGTCAGCTTGATGTCAGCCTGGTGGAGGCCTGGCTTGAAGGAGATGGGGCTGAACACGCCTTCCAAGGGCCGGGCCTGCTGGAGCTCTGCTCTGGGGGCGACGGTTCACAGTGATGGTGGAGCTGCATCCTGTGCACCCCACCCCCGCGTCCGGATGCAAGTCCATCCAGCCAATCCCAAGCCCAGAAGACCATACACTCAAGACACCCATCATTTCCTCCCGCCACCCCACTCTCAGAGGACCTGCCTCCTTCCCAGAAGGGTAAACAccacatcagtggttctcaaaccacTGGGACTGGCAACATCACCCGCTAGCTAGAAGgggggcttgttagaaatgcagattttcttgggtcccaccccagacctgctgaatcagaaactgatTACTGGGACGCAGTGCTCAATGCTTTAATGAGCCCTCCAGGTGCTGATGTACGCTAACCTCTCTAATTCAGGTGACCCCAGCTCCTAGCCACAGCTGGAGTGGACACCTGCTCCAAACTCAGCCAGTGAGATTCTGTCCATTCATTTAAACCAACGCTCCTAAACGGGTTGTCCTTAGAACTAAAGGAAATTTGAGGAAACAAGAAGACTCTCCTAAACGGGTTGAGGAAGGCCCAGGAACTCATGGATTATTCACGTTAGGGACTAGAACGTGCATCCCATTCCTGCCCACCAGCCGCAGTGCGGGTTTCGAGGCCCCTCATTCCGCCCATTACCCACGTCTCATCTCGTACCTCATCTCCCATTCTGCCCTGCGTCATACTTTATGCCTGGGTACAATGAACTTCTCACAATACTCTCAAGTCTGTACCCTACTTCACCCTTTCATGTGGCTCTGCTTGCCTGGCAAACTCCTGTCCTCTGCCCTTCTCAGCTCTCCGTCCTGGGCACTGTCACCTCTTCCTCTGGATGTTTCTGTAGCTTGTGTGAACCTGTACTGTTCTAGTGCCCACGGTGGTATAGCCACAGTTCACCGTCTGCCTCCCACCAGTCTTTGAGACCCTGAAGGCAGGGACATGTCTTTCATCTCTGTTTCCCTTGGGCTCAGTACAGAGCCAGATGTAGGCAGCTGCTCCCAAGGCCCTGGGGAAACTGAAGGAGGAAACTAATGGAGATGAGATGCCCGTGCCCGCAGCCACCAGACCCTCACTGAGAGCTCCCTCCGAGGTTATTACCTGGAGACCATGGAGTGGTACTTCTGGAAGACAAAAGAGAGGTGGGTTAGGGTATGGGGGAGACTAGGCAGAATCTGTGGGGAAGGGGGAGACTCTTGGGACCCTGGGGGCCTCATCATGGGGGACTCTCCCTTGTCCACTCACCCGGATGAACTCGTGGTGACTCTCGTTACTGAACTGCTCCAGCACAAGCTTGGTCTGGACCAGCCGCTCCCGAGTGCCCCGGGCCTGCTCCAGCTGCATGTCCAGGGAGGCCACGAGGCCCCGGGTGTGACCCTCCACCCCCTCCAGACAGTGGGCCTTCTCCTCGTCTACCAGGTGGTGCAGCTCCTGGAACTCTCGGCGAATCACCCAGCTGAAGACATCGGACTCATTctgggacagggaggggctgGTCACAGCTGGAGCCTCAACGAGCCACCTGGCTATGACTGACAATGTCACCAGAGCCTGGCAGCTTAGGCCTTCCTGGGCCTTCCTGACTGGGCTGGTCCTGGTACCTGAGTCCCAGGGCCGACTCCTGCCAGGGTGTTCACACTGTGCCTGGGGATCCCGGATGTggctgtggggggagggcaaTAGTGGCAGGAGAGAGGCTGGGCCCCGAGCTCCTACTTCAAATGCAGTGGCTCTGCTTTCATCTGTCTTGACTGTTAAGTGTGCACATAAGATTTTGCTTTATCACAGGGTTCCACAGCTGAAAAGAGTCTGGAAGGCTCTGGGAGAGCAGGCTTTGGAGTGAGAGAGCCCTGTGTGGCCGTGAGCTCTGCCCCCATCAGATGGGAGTAATGCCACCTCCTTTTCAAGGGTgaggagggttaaatgagataatgtcagGGGACACCGTCTCCTGCTCCTGTTTTATGACCTCCTGCAGAGCCGGGACTCCAcaccctcccagccccagtgTGCCTCTCATTTAGGAAAAGCAGCCAGCCACCAAGGGCTTCACACCTTTCCACGTCTGCACTCCAAGGTACTGGGACGGCACCACATAAGCTGTCAAGGTCAAGCAGACACAGGTGGCAGGGGGCGGGCAGTCACTCCCACGCTTTGGGCTGTTTACCTCTGGGACTTGGGTTCTGGGTTATCTCAGTCCCAAGGACGTGGAGGACACAAGCTGACTTGGAGACAGTCCTGACAACTGTGGTGAATTCCCCTAAGAGGATTTGCACGTTCCCCACCCCGCCCTGGAATGCTTTGAATTCTGGCTTTATATGGAAAGGATTTCTGCAAAGGACAAATGAGAACTGGGCTCTGCAGGAAAGGGGATATGGCCAGTCCCAGGAGAGGGACAGAAGGAAAGGGCACTCACGACAATCCGGGTCCTGTTGTTCACCAGTTTGGCAATATGCTCATCCACCTTCTGCTGCTCCTGCTTCAGGTCAGAGATGAGGGCCGCAAGCTCCTCCTGGAGGCAATGTGCCATGGCCCCCTGAGCAACTGATCACTTCACCCTCTCAGctgcatggggccagccctgggcttcACCTTCTTGGGAGCATCCCAATGGCCATAAGCACTCCTAGTGGAACTAGGAAGCTATCCAGGTACACTTCACCCCAAAATAGGCAAGACTATTCAAGAATATTTTTGCATTGACAGCAGGAACCTCCCAGGCATGGAGAGGCATCTCTCCATGATGTGAAGAGATATGCTAAACATTGTTACAGCCACCAGAAGTCACCACACAACATCCAAGAGGGGCGCCTGCCAATCTGAAGCCAATGTTCCCTGCATGGGATGGCGCCTGTAGGGAACCCACCAAGTAAATTCTCTGGTCACCAGCCCGTCCAGAACTAGCAGTCATCTGATCAAGAGTCAGCACAGAAAGGCTGGCCCAAGTGAGGTCAACAGCGCATAAGGGCCCAGGCTACACCTGGTGATTCCCCCTCGCTACAAAGACCTGCATCCATCCCCAGCAGGCTCGGACCCAGCCTGGATCTGGATCTGGGGCCTCCCCAGGCTGAAGTAAACTCACTTCTCCTGGGCGGCCCTGGCCCCTAGTCTGACCTAGGTCCACCATCTGGCTGCTCTACCTGCCCAGAGCCCCGCGGGTCTGCGCCCGTGGAGTGTACGGACTCTGGCTTAGACAGTTTCCAAGCAGAAGTCAGCTGCAAGAGCCTTTCAGGAAAGGAGCTGGGAAAAGAATGAAGCCAGTGTGGGGATAAACGGACACAGAGACCTGCTCGGGATCACGAGGCATCAGATCTCACAGCGGCCCGAGAAGGGCATTCCAACGGTACCTCTCTAGAGGAGTCAGAGAGAGGTGGGACTAATTCTCTCCCGTCACCTGGGCCACAGTGAAAGGAAACAGAATTATGCAAATAAGTAAAGTAAGTGTCCCCAGGTCTCAATCAGTAGGAGAAAGCAGGAATGTGTGAAGAGCTCTGATAAAGGAAGGGAATTTAGTTGCATCACAGAGAAGAGTCTTGGGATCACAAAAAGCCAGCTCTAAAACTGGGCCCCAAGCTGTCCCCAGCTCCTAGCCAGAAATGATGAGCAAGCTCCCCCGTGTCTCCTCTCCTGGGCAGCCCTCTGCTAATAAAACGTGGGCTCGATGTCATTGCAAAGCAATTTAGCTTCTTCCTTCCACACTCCCCTAAAACTACTCTGGCCAAGAGAATCAGTTCTTACTGCCAAATCTAACAGACTCTTCAGTCCTCGGCAGACAGTTCACACAGGGGACCTCGTTTCCGGTAACGTGCTGGGTTCCTCTGATCCCCAGACAGCTGTACTCAGGCGGTGTTCCTGCTCCCTCTGTCAGTTCCTTCTGGGGTTCTCTCTGTACCCAGATCTTAAACCCTGGTGCTCCTTGGGGCATCATGTGTGTCTTCCCTTATCACTCTGCAGACTCTCCTCGTTGGTCTTCTCCACTCCTGTGGCTTCAGCTACCACCCATAAGTAGAGTATGCCCACTCAGCCTCACTCTCCATCTTCCCTCCTGCAGAGGGATCGGACCATATCACAagcctgcttaaaaccctccagtgcCCCAACCCCTACTATGGCCCACGGAATAAACCCCCAGTCCCTTCGTGTGTCACACAGGCCTTCGATGGCCTGGCTCCTGCTTACCTAGCCTGCCCCATCTCACTTCCAACTCACTCTCCCTTGAACTTGATGGAGCGACTTTCACTTCCTCAAATAGCCATGCTGTTTGCCTCCTGGTCTTTTGCACGTGATGTCTTTGTATTTGGAatgcttttcctcttcttttcatatCAAGTCCTCCTTGTGGTTCAGGTCTTGGCTTAGCAGCCCACTTCCTCCAGTAAGCCTTCCCTGACCGCCCGAGACCATGCAGGATCCACATTCCAGGATCTCACCATTGCCTGTATTTAACCTGGACAGCAGCACCCGACACGTGGGACTCTCTGTCAGACcgccagactgtgagctcccccAGGGCACTAGCACATCCTAGAGGCCCCGTAAACGTCCATGGGTGGGAGCGGCTGGTGGACCACCTGGCTGGCCTTGTGCATGTTTCCTACTTGCCTCCCAGGGTTGAAGGAGCAAAAAGATGCTGCCCAGAGCGCTCAGCCAGAGAAGCCCTGGatcagctcccaggggccctctgccTGCAGATCCCCGGCTCGTTCCTCTTCCTGCCCCTCGCCTGTATTTTGTCATTCCTCACCTTTCCTCTCCCCGCCCAACACCATGCCAGGTGCCCTGTAACGATGCAGTCCCAAGAGCCCCGCCTGCCCTTCTTCATCGTTAGCGGAGGAAAGAAAACCCGCCTTCGTTTGAGTCCTCGCTCTGCCACTGACAAGCTGTATGACTTCGGGTGAGACGCTtacctcctctgagcctcagtttcctcatttgtaaaatacaataataacCCCACCCTTCATGAACCTGAGATCAATGTATTAACCCAAGATgctatcatcattatcattattcatCTTAAATGACAATCTGCTAGATCTGAGGCAAAGGTCCAGGAGGGCAGGAATCCACTGATTCCACAAACACATTCTGAGCGTTgactacgtgccaggcacagcTCTAGGCTCAGAAATACCCCAGGGAACAAAGCAAAGTCCTGCCCCCATGTGCCTGAGAGTGTGGTCCGGGGAGCGCTCGAGAAACACAcgagagatgcagagaaaactAAAGCAGCAGGAGGAGCTGGCACCTGACGCAAGGGGGCGCCCGCTCATGCCAGCGCGGTAATCCCCAGCACCCAGGCATTCGGGCAGCTGCGCAAAACGTGATGAATGAGTGAAGGCTTCGGGTTCTGCTCCAGGACAGGGCTGGAGCGAAATCGAGTCCCGACCCAGGACCCTTCTGTGCCGGGCAATGGCGCCAGAGAGCGCGGGAGCTGGGTTGGGTGGTCCCCCGGGGCGCCGGGCTCCCCGCCCCGCAGCAGCCTCCTTACCCACCTTCATGCGGCTGTAGACGGTGGAGACCGGCGTGACCCGGTGCTGCTGGTGGGAGCCCAGCAGGCCGCAGAGGCCGCAGATGAGCTCCTGGTCCTTCTCACAGAAGAGGCTGAGCGGGTTCCGGTGGTGTGCACAGACCGTAGGCTCTGGGTCCCCGGGGAGCTGCAGGGCTTCGATCACCCGTGCCAGGGAGACGTTGGGTGGGGAGCTGCTGCCATCCACCTCCTGCCGGCACACGGGGCAGCGCAGCTCCGAGTCCAGGTGGCGGGACAGGGACACCAGGCAGCCCTTGCAGTAGGAGTGGCCGCACTGCAGCATCAGGGGCTCCTTGAAGACCTCCAGGCAGATGGGGCACTGGAGGCGGTCCTCCAGCTCGGGCACGCTCACCTGCCACGCCATGCACGGGCCGGGTTGCAACGCAGGGCAGCCTTAGTCGAGCCTGCTCCCTGCGATCCTCTGCTTCCAACCTCCAAGGGCCCCTAGACGTTAGAGGCTCTTAAGGCCACCAGTCCGGGATTCCAGTCCTGCCCCACTATGACCTGGGGCctgttttccatctttaaaaCAAAGGACTTAAATGAAAGAAGTAGTCACTTGGAGACACGATTCTACGTTTTTTACTCAGATTTGGAGGTCAACACAAAAGGGGCCATCTTCAGGGTCATTTGGAATGACACTAATAATGCAAACTCCAGCCCAGCAGGCATCCTGAGCTGGAGCTGGACAGCAAAAACAAGCGAAGGTCCTTCCCACCTTCTAGATCGGTGCTCAGACTGGTGGGGAACCATGGGAAGCATGGTTATAGAGATTCCTGAGTCACCCCTTCACACGTCTCCAGTGAGACCCGGAAATCCACATTTACACAGACAGCCCCAGGCCGTTCTCAGGCAGAGAGTGCTGTCTTAGAACACTAGTCCAGAGAACCTGGGACCTAGCAGGGCTCTCTCCAAGTCTCCCACCCTGCTCCCCTCTGAAAACCAATTGTCACTGAGAGAGGAGAAGCACTGAGCCAGAGTCAGCAGTAGACCCCAAGAGAGCCCCCTCACTGGACCACTTGGTTTCCCACAATCCCCCAAGCCTCCCACTGGGACCTCAAACCAGCATCACTGACCCGATCCAATGGGCCTCTTCTCCCCAGGACGGGACAGCAGGCACAGAGACCTGGGGACCGCAGCTGGACGCCTGCTCCACCACCTAGAATCTgcccctttcctcctctgctttcCCAGCAACACCCCCGTGTCCTCAAGGTCATACAGAATCAGGTGGAAACGGGGCCACATCACGGGACTGGGGAGGCAGCCTCTGCCGGGCCGGCTCTGATAACTGCAACATGCAGGTGCTCGCCTTGTCCAGGCAAGAGGGAGGGGCGGGGACAGGGGGACTGGGCACCTGTCCACACCTCACAGACCCCAAACAGGAGTAGACTTGTGCTTTGACACAATTCTCTCTgagtctctctcctttcttgaaggtatttttatttactgattCAGATTTgttaattgaggtataacttcTATAAAGTGCACAAATCTCATGCATACACTTGGTGCACACTTTATAGAAGTATACTCACTCTCCAGAtcaaatacagaacatttccagcaccaGAAGGCTCCCTCATGTGCCCCCAGTCAGAACCCCTAACAAGGGCAGCCACTATCCTGATTCATATCATAGATTAACATGGCCTGGTTTTgaatttcaaagaaatggaattgcatacatagtatgtactcttttgtgtctgactttttaCTCAATATTATTGAATTATGAACTTTTTCATATAAAGCCTTTCAAAGGTTTAGAAGTTCAATGacattttgttataattaataaatattatggtCATAATAGACTACACATATCATAGGGGGAGGTGGGAAATGATTAACTGGAAAGGACAGTGGTGGGAGAGGCTGTCCAGGAATGTGGAGAAACAAGGCACTCTGGGGCCGGCAGGCCATGACCCCCACAGGCCCAAGTGCCCAGTCTGCCAGCAGGGGAGGTCTCTACCTCATAACAAGGGAGACCTGGCAGAGGCAGGTAAAagctaattttatttgttaattcaacaaatatttgttgataacctgctatgtgtcaagcactgagCTGGGTATTAAAGATACATtagagaacaagacagacagggTTTCTGTCCTTTTGGA encodes the following:
- the TRIM50 gene encoding E3 ubiquitin-protein ligase TRIM50, translated to MAWQVSVPELEDRLQCPICLEVFKEPLMLQCGHSYCKGCLVSLSRHLDSELRCPVCRQEVDGSSSPPNVSLARVIEALQLPGDPEPTVCAHHRNPLSLFCEKDQELICGLCGLLGSHQQHRVTPVSTVYSRMKEELAALISDLKQEQQKVDEHIAKLVNNRTRIVNESDVFSWVIRREFQELHHLVDEEKAHCLEGVEGHTRGLVASLDMQLEQARGTRERLVQTKLVLEQFSNESHHEFIRKYHSMVSRAELQQARPLEGVFSPISFKPGLHQADIKLTVWKRLFRKVLPAPESLKLDPATAHPLLELSKGNTVVQCGLLAQRRASQPERFDYSTCVLASRGFSCGHHYWEVVVGSKSDWRLGVIKGTASRKGKLSKSPEHGMWLIGLKEGRVYEAFGCPRVPLPVAGHPHRIGIYLHYEQGELTFFDADRPDDLRPLYTFQADFQGKLYPILDTCWHERGSNSLPMVLPPPSGPGHLTLPQPTKL